In Tachysurus vachellii isolate PV-2020 chromosome 24, HZAU_Pvac_v1, whole genome shotgun sequence, the sequence TTTCCCCTCTGCAGGATTGTCCTTGGATGGTCCCGCCCCTTTGCCTAAATTAGGCTTGGTTGGAACGCCAGTGGTGGCGGAGCCTCCTTGGTACAGCATAAACCCTCCAGCCAACATCATGAAGGCCACGCCCCCTCCGAGGTACAGGGCAGGGCCAAGTTCACGCTTGAGTGGTGGTGCAACGTTCGGGTCGTAAAAGTTCTGAATCACAACAATGGTGGTCCAGAACACCGGCATGAAGAAAGCCACGCCAGCCACCATGAAGATGCCACCGGATATACGCACCAGGCGAGACTTAGAGTCACGTGCGCCCTCGAGACAATGCGTGCACTTCATCCCAATCACACTCAGGGGTAAAGCCAGTAATCCGAAGAGGACAGACAGAATAACCATCACACGGCAAAACTGGGTGGAGCCTGGGAGTGCAAGGGCGGAGTCATACACTTTACACTGGATCCTTCCTAGCTGTGATAGACAGGACATCCACAGCCCCTCCCACAGGACCTCAGATACCACGAGCTCATCTCCGACAAAAGCCGACACGCGCCAAAACGGGGCGGCGCACACCAAGGCCCCGCCAACCCACCCGGCGATGGACACCACCACACCGAGGACCTGGAGACCTGTAGTCGGCATCGTCCAATCAGCTGACACTGAGACTCTGGTTCAATAAACCTGTAAATGCTTTGAACTTTCTCTCTGTGAATCAgttcactttgtctctaagttcattttctgttgtaaaaaaatTTCTGTAGAACTTCAGACAAACGGGAAGAAAAGAAGGTTCAGCAGCAGCGCTGTGGACGAAGAAGCgcagaaaataaatacagttctgTTCAAATCATCTGACGGATCAGTTTCGTTCATGATAAACTCACACTACAAACATCTGTAAAGTTACTGATCGTTTGACCTGCAAGTGCTTTTTACACACTTTCTCTAGTCTATAATCAGGACCTCGTTAATTAGTAGTTAATAAACTGAATGAAGCACAAGAGAAAAAATCTTCCCATCACATGCAGTTTGGTCAGTTATTTAACTCATCAGATCAGGGATTCGCTACCAGgataaaatctttaaattgtattgtttgtttttttacttttaaaaagcaTTACAAATTATTTAGCTTCTGTGATCTGTTGATCTGTCTCACACGACTCGTTTACAAATTCGACAACAAATCTGAATGTTTAAacgaataatataataaatatgaattaaaagttaaaagtggTAACATGAAGCAACACAACTAAACAAATCGTACTTAAaattctcttatttattttgtgtaaacaaaacattcacattcactATTAGTATCACCGATATTTAAATGTTGTCGCCTTTCAGTTACATTTCTCAATAATCTGGACGTTTGTAAGATGTCTGAACACAAAATTCACAATTTAACGTTGACGCAAACTTTATTGTGACTTCAGCTACAAATAATAACAACTTAAACACaagattatatatttttactcagttacagtaaaacaaaccCTAATCTTAGGATAACACTTACCAAACCAGTGTCTGAAGGCTGTTtgggttgtttgtgtgtgatgaagcTGTGGCTCTGTgagtctgaagtgtgtgtgaatgtgtgcgagtgtgttagtgtgtgtgagtgtttcatCATTTGCTTTACACGAAAACAGCCTCTTTGTTCATAAGATGTAGGAGGAGAACAGCACTTGGCTGAATTataccatctcacacacatgcatgtatgcatgcatacacacacacacacacacacacacacacacacttgcaggcAGACCAGCTACCCACATGTGGCAGTGATGCACCAGTTCTCTCAatcaaagaaaagaacaaaaaaaaacattcaaaactgGACAAAGAGCCTTCAGACACACAGgcagctgttgtgtttttacGCTTCAGAAGATTTATTATGTAACAAACACTGAATTAAACACTGAATTAAAGATGGTTCATCCATTTAGATTAGATACATGATAATGgatttcaacaacaacaaaaacatgactCAAGCATTTACTCCACAGCGGCTCTGCAGCCTCTTATATATAAACAGAAGAGCTGTAAAAGTGTTCAGGCGCCTCACAGTACAGTGGGGACGTGGAAGCTCAGTGTTTAACCTGCTGGACTGATCAGAAAGAACACTGTGCTAATCACGTATGACATCCTCACAGTCATGCTTGAAATGACACAATTCAGTATTCGGATCTCGGACATAATCTCTGAATGGATCTTTGTGTGCTTTTTTCGTTCCCATCCACAGTGTATTCACTTTATATTGCGATAAACCGGAATTTAATAACGGTagcattgtataatttaattaatgtgTTAGTATGAATATCATTTAGTAAAAGTATTGTGTACAAGAGGATCGAAAACATAACTCATATCATTTAATGGTAGAAGTCCTTTACAGCGCTGACACTGCAGACTCCTTCAcattgttactatggaaacaataacatatcagAACGAgtgcatcaacacacacacacacacacacacacacacacacacacacacacacacacacacacatctaaagcCTGCACTACTAActgaaaactaatcaacacctgatgTCCAatcagcttggcagtgctgcggTGTAACATAGCAATCAGCCACAAGAGGCAGTATATTACAGTGAGTTTATCCTGTGTGTTAACCTGATTCTGGATAAGCAGAGAGAAGCAGCATGCATTTTTTCAGTGTTAAGAGCTTAGAGCATTCAGAGGCTGGTCAAATAAcatgggatgatgatgatgatgatgatgatgatgatgatgatgatgtgacccaacactgaaaaacaaatagataaaaCAAATCCAAGTTATACAAACTACATCAACAACACAGTTACATTCAACACAAGCCGTGGGTCAGCCGTGTTGATACAAAAGGTCTACACAACAAAGAGAGGGAGTGTCCAGATTAACCACTTCCGTATGAAAACTGTAGGTGAATCGAGACGTCAGCAGGAGAAACATCGCCTCGAAATCTAAAGTAGGTGAATTTAtcagaaagaataaaaactttttCATGAACTTCAAATTGTTATATTTGTACTAATACGTTTCTCTCGTAACAAGAAGTGGACAAAGTACTGAGAAATTCTACTGAAGCAAAAGTAAAAGTGTCCTGCCAgaaagtgaaagtaaaaaagTTACTGCTTTAAATgtcaaaagtattttttttttacttaacttGATATTAAGTTAAAGGCATCTTTGCATTTGAAaggtattgtacagtataatctgtagtgtgtgtgtgtgtgtgtgtgtgtgtgtgtgtgtgtgtgtgtgtgtgtgtgtgtgcgcacacctGTGTTGATACTGATTTGGTACTTCATAGTGATTCAGTACCTAAAAGTGATTTTGTATTTCACCCAGGCTTTGTTCAATGATTGTGCATCtttgtgtgtgaattttgtgtgtgtgtgtgtgtgtgtgtgtgtgtgtgtgtgtgtgtgtgtgtgtgtgtgtggtccagcAGCTCCTATAGCTGCTGATGGCTTGGAAAAAACGTGCACGCTTTACGCACACCAAAAGACCTTTGTAGTAGATTTTAACTTGACTACTTTACTACTTGAACATTATGCAAGCATATATTTACAATCCTTGAAGAAAGACAGTTGATATCCTTTGTGTTACTCTTATAGTTTCTGTGTGGTAAAAAACTGTACGTGT encodes:
- the cldn31 gene encoding claudin-4, with translation MPTTGLQVLGVVVSIAGWVGGALVCAAPFWRVSAFVGDELVVSEVLWEGLWMSCLSQLGRIQCKVYDSALALPGSTQFCRVMVILSVLFGLLALPLSVIGMKCTHCLEGARDSKSRLVRISGGIFMVAGVAFFMPVFWTTIVVIQNFYDPNVAPPLKRELGPALYLGGGVAFMMLAGGFMLYQGGSATTGVPTKPNLGKGAGPSKDNPAEGKQDKAYV